The Chryseobacterium nakagawai genome has a segment encoding these proteins:
- a CDS encoding cytidine deaminase family protein, with the protein MRKDLKEIASQFAKSKMLNDFIEYGGVAAAIETTDGNVYTGISIDTACSMGFCAEHSAVAEMLKNGEYHIKAVVAVGNDGNAVPPCGRCRELMSQLSKENLNAVIEVKNGVFVTLKELMPYDWKEDLGREW; encoded by the coding sequence ATGAGAAAAGACTTAAAGGAGATAGCCAGCCAGTTTGCAAAATCAAAAATGCTGAATGATTTTATAGAATATGGTGGGGTTGCTGCTGCTATAGAAACCACAGATGGAAATGTATATACTGGAATCAGTATTGATACCGCATGTTCTATGGGGTTTTGTGCTGAACATAGTGCTGTAGCGGAAATGTTGAAGAATGGAGAATATCATATCAAAGCAGTAGTAGCAGTGGGAAATGATGGCAATGCTGTTCCTCCTTGTGGACGTTGCAGAGAGTTGATGAGTCAGTTGTCCAAAGAAAATCTCAATGCTGTAATAGAAGTTAAAAATGGAGTTTTTGTAACCTTGAAAGAATTAATGCCGTACGACTGGAAGGAAGATCTTGGCCGAGAATGGTAA
- a CDS encoding GNAT family N-acetyltransferase produces the protein MEFKTLAHVNVEEILAVFNHSFSDYIVPFYLTKEMLISKIAAEKLNLNISVGAFEDGKLISFILQSEKLEEGQKIIYNGGTGVVPESRGKGLVRKMYDFIIPVLKERQANVLLLEVIEGNTGAIRAYENLGFTVVRKLLCFKGNINSGIGNSKISIKEMSTFSWENLCSFWDIEPSWQGSVYVLNPMPNTYKALGAYSGENLVGYIIYNPAARRVLQVAVHKNYRKQGIGSRLFTAIADGQPIAINNVEDTSKEAEAFLDQKIGLQNWLSQFEMKRSI, from the coding sequence ATGGAGTTTAAAACGTTAGCCCATGTAAATGTAGAAGAGATTTTAGCCGTATTTAATCATTCTTTTTCTGATTATATTGTTCCCTTTTATCTTACGAAAGAAATGCTTATCTCAAAAATAGCTGCTGAAAAATTAAATTTGAATATTTCCGTAGGTGCTTTTGAAGATGGAAAATTAATAAGCTTCATTCTTCAGTCTGAAAAATTGGAAGAGGGACAGAAAATTATTTATAATGGTGGGACAGGAGTTGTTCCAGAAAGTAGAGGAAAAGGGCTGGTAAGAAAAATGTATGATTTTATCATTCCTGTTTTAAAAGAAAGACAAGCTAATGTATTGCTGCTTGAAGTGATTGAAGGAAATACAGGCGCGATTAGAGCTTATGAAAATCTAGGTTTTACAGTAGTTAGAAAATTGCTTTGTTTTAAAGGAAATATCAACTCTGGGATTGGAAATTCTAAGATATCAATAAAAGAGATGAGCACCTTTTCGTGGGAAAACCTCTGTTCCTTCTGGGATATTGAACCTTCCTGGCAGGGATCTGTTTATGTATTGAATCCTATGCCAAATACTTATAAAGCTTTGGGAGCCTATTCAGGTGAAAATCTGGTAGGGTACATCATTTACAATCCTGCCGCAAGAAGAGTGCTTCAGGTGGCGGTGCATAAAAATTATAGAAAACAAGGGATAGGTTCCAGGCTTTTTACAGCTATTGCTGATGGACAGCCAATCGCGATCAATAATGTAGAGGATACCTCCAAAGAAGCAGAAGCATTCCTTGATCAAAAAATAGGCCTTCAAAACTGGTTATCACAATTTGAAATGAAACGGAGTATTTAA
- a CDS encoding T9SS type A sorting domain-containing protein: MKKTLLTLGLLIANFTWAQFSSGTVTLPVTAMTVKLDTSPTEVTLTLTGDSNSMLGIGFGTVGMASGSDGFIYNASANRDYTFIGKTTPNADSSQDWTETSNTVSGSTRTIVATRSLSGGAGDFAIANAAGTINIFYARKTGNTLGYHDVGRDYATLTMISSTLSTNEIAAAEKNKAFIYPNPAKTTVNFRNVDTISSLEIYDTTGRKVKSVKPDGENISVEDLKPGIYYFEIKLKDGTLSYEKLIKE; the protein is encoded by the coding sequence ACACTAGGATTGCTCATAGCGAATTTTACATGGGCACAGTTTTCGTCAGGAACGGTAACCCTTCCGGTTACGGCTATGACGGTGAAATTAGATACAAGCCCCACGGAGGTAACCCTTACGTTAACCGGGGATAGTAATTCCATGCTTGGAATCGGGTTTGGAACTGTAGGGATGGCTTCAGGATCTGATGGATTTATCTATAATGCTTCTGCTAACAGAGATTATACATTTATAGGGAAGACGACACCTAACGCAGATTCCAGTCAGGATTGGACGGAAACCTCAAATACAGTTTCCGGAAGTACAAGAACTATTGTAGCAACAAGAAGTCTTTCCGGGGGAGCCGGTGATTTTGCCATTGCGAATGCGGCAGGAACAATCAATATCTTTTATGCACGTAAAACCGGTAATACTTTAGGATATCATGATGTAGGAAGAGACTATGCGACTTTAACAATGATTTCCAGTACCTTATCAACAAATGAAATTGCTGCTGCTGAAAAAAATAAAGCTTTTATTTATCCCAATCCAGCCAAGACAACTGTGAATTTCAGAAATGTTGACACGATAAGCTCTCTTGAGATCTATGATACAACAGGGAGAAAAGTGAAATCTGTAAAACCAGATGGAGAAAATATAAGCGTTGAAGATCTTAAACCGGGAATTTATTATTTTGAAATCAAACTGAAAGACGGAACCCTGTCCTACGAAAAGTTAATCAAAGAATAA
- a CDS encoding alkaline phosphatase family protein — MKRGIHFLLLFFSLTVFAQQGVIDTAQVVIPGRQNSIEAQSKPYVIMISTDGFRYDYAKKYNAENLLKLSENGVKAKAMIPSYPSITFPNHWSLITGLYPSHHGLIDNFFYDYKRKEPYAMSNKKNAEDGSWYGGTPLWGLAEKQRMVSASLMWVGSASDAGGIRPTYYYPYHEKFTPSEKVEKVVNWLKLPEDKRPHFISLYFPEVDGSGHHFGPDTKETETAVHLIDKAIGDLVQKVSDLGLKDVNFIFVSDHGMIKVDGGAPLEIPALLFDKDRFDFYNSQTLLRVYVKNPDEVKSVYKELKAQKTDDYEVYLDKKLPKYLHFATRDDQYNRIGQILLLPKAPKIFLEKGKKTSVGKHGYNPRTVPEMKATFYAWGPEFKNNLEIGEFANINVYPLVAEVLGLKVNQPIDGKLKVLGKILKEKK, encoded by the coding sequence ATGAAGCGAGGAATACATTTTTTACTGCTGTTTTTTTCCTTAACTGTTTTTGCCCAACAGGGAGTTATTGATACAGCACAGGTAGTGATACCAGGTCGTCAGAATAGTATTGAAGCCCAGTCAAAACCATATGTTATCATGATCTCTACAGATGGTTTCCGATATGATTATGCGAAAAAATACAATGCTGAAAACCTCCTGAAACTTTCTGAAAATGGAGTGAAAGCAAAAGCTATGATTCCTAGTTACCCAAGTATCACTTTTCCTAATCATTGGAGCCTTATCACCGGACTCTATCCTTCTCATCACGGTTTGATTGATAACTTTTTCTATGATTACAAGAGAAAGGAGCCTTATGCAATGAGTAATAAAAAAAATGCAGAAGATGGAAGCTGGTACGGAGGTACTCCTCTTTGGGGATTAGCCGAAAAACAGAGAATGGTATCAGCATCCTTAATGTGGGTAGGATCTGCCAGTGATGCCGGAGGAATAAGACCTACTTATTACTATCCTTACCATGAAAAATTTACTCCATCAGAAAAAGTAGAAAAAGTGGTGAACTGGCTAAAGCTGCCGGAAGATAAAAGACCCCATTTCATTTCATTATATTTCCCGGAAGTGGATGGAAGCGGGCATCACTTTGGTCCGGATACTAAAGAAACAGAAACAGCTGTTCATCTGATTGATAAAGCGATTGGAGATCTTGTTCAGAAAGTCAGTGATTTAGGGTTGAAAGATGTCAATTTTATTTTTGTTTCCGACCATGGTATGATTAAGGTTGATGGTGGAGCTCCATTGGAAATTCCGGCTCTTCTTTTTGATAAAGACAGATTTGATTTTTACAATTCTCAGACGCTTTTAAGAGTATATGTTAAAAATCCGGATGAGGTGAAATCTGTTTATAAAGAATTAAAGGCTCAAAAAACAGATGACTATGAAGTATATTTGGATAAAAAACTACCAAAATATCTGCACTTCGCGACAAGAGATGATCAATACAACAGAATAGGACAGATTCTTCTCCTTCCAAAAGCACCAAAAATATTTCTGGAAAAAGGAAAGAAAACTTCCGTAGGGAAACATGGATACAATCCAAGAACAGTTCCTGAAATGAAGGCAACCTTCTACGCATGGGGACCGGAATTCAAAAATAATCTGGAAATCGGTGAATTTGCTAATATCAATGTTTATCCTTTGGTTGCTGAAGTTTTAGGATTGAAAGTGAATCAGCCGATCGATGGAAAACTGAAGGTTTTAGGAAAAATATTAAAAGAAAAAAAGTAA
- a CDS encoding GrpB family protein — protein sequence MKVTFEKYNPFWKNQFKSIKNELEESIGFLNPEIEHIGSTSVEGLSAKPIIDIMIGVKDELELDKVPPSLQGKDYVYYQKYNEDMPYRRFFIKLTDKPQNLGFPEIIYLEDEIPEELHNHNLRIAHIHTIPISSEHWLRHIAFRDYLRTHPEVREEYQQLKGQLSTMDWFDGNDYNKGKDPFIKREEKNAVQWYLNNQKL from the coding sequence ATGAAAGTTACTTTTGAAAAATACAACCCATTCTGGAAAAATCAGTTTAAATCCATTAAAAACGAATTGGAAGAAAGTATAGGCTTTTTAAATCCAGAAATAGAACACATCGGGAGTACCTCTGTAGAGGGGTTATCAGCAAAACCCATTATAGACATTATGATTGGAGTGAAGGACGAATTAGAACTTGATAAGGTTCCGCCATCATTGCAAGGGAAAGATTACGTCTATTATCAAAAGTACAACGAAGATATGCCTTATCGCCGATTTTTTATTAAGCTGACAGATAAACCTCAGAACTTAGGATTTCCGGAAATTATTTATTTAGAAGATGAAATTCCCGAAGAACTTCATAATCATAACTTGCGGATAGCTCATATCCATACCATCCCTATTTCATCAGAACATTGGCTTCGTCATATTGCATTTCGTGATTATCTTCGTACCCATCCCGAAGTAAGAGAGGAATATCAGCAATTAAAAGGGCAACTCAGCACAATGGATTGGTTTGATGGTAATGATTATAATAAAGGAAAAGATCCGTTTATCAAAAGAGAAGAGAAAAATGCTGTTCAATGGTATTTAAATAATCAGAAACTTTAA